Genomic segment of Benincasa hispida cultivar B227 chromosome 1, ASM972705v1, whole genome shotgun sequence:
TTTGCACGAAGGCATATAATGGAGATTGGAAAACAATACTCACGGCATTATGAGGCTAATTTCTTTCTATGATTTAAGAATTTAGGAAGGGTTATGTAAAGGCATGGGAGGCACAATCGTTACCCGTAGCTTGCAGCCAATTTTCTTGTAATCACTAATCTCAAGGCCTTGACAGTCAATCCGAACCAACTCGCAGGAGAGAAAAGCATCTCGAACCATGGGTACCAAACTACCATAGTAACCATTCTTTGCTAAAATCCACAGGCATCGTGTGTTAGTGAATGACCTTATGATGATACGGTAATTACTGGAAACaagtttaagaaaaattctCAAACACATACCAAGTTTTGTCAAAGCAGGAACAGCTAGTCCTTTCTTTCTCATTTCTTTTGTTTCATCAATGCTTAGTCCGTCAATTGTAGTTTTAATCAACCTGGGATAAATAGGTTCATGGGGTCTCCATAACATTAAGGGAATGAATGGCCTTTTCTTGGGATTATAGTTCCTCCCTCTGTATAGAACAAGAAAACCACCATGCCTATGAATGATCTTTCCAGAGGTTTTGTCCTGCAGGCATGgacaaatctcaaattaaattaacataaacAGGTACAGGTGGGTGTTATCATTCCATACAATTCAATATTAAGCAATACACCGAAGGGTCCGAGTATGACtcaaaatacattttcaatACGTTAAATATGATCTGTGGAAAAGCAACTCAATAGCTTAAGAAATTAAGAACTAAAACTTCTGTCTAAAACAACACAACTCCAGCCAAAGAAATGAAAGTCATACCTCAAGTTGCATGCACACGTTTTTCATATCAACAGTGGGAACTCCTAGACATTTGATCCTCACTGCTTCAGCATGTCTCCAGTGATTATGGATATCATTTAACATATTGTGAGTCAAACCATCTCTTCCTACAAACACATATAGAAGTTACATGGTTAATAGAAAACGCAATTACTACAACAGAGCCTGTTCAATATAGGGATCGTATGGTAAGATTTCTCAGTACCATAAGCACAGAAAATAAGATAATCTCAACATCCATGTAGCACCTGAAAATTAGATTTGATAAGAAAACACTATCCTTTATAATACCACGCCGCATATATTATTATCAACCTCGACATTTCTTTCATCTAGAGTAATAACCAAATAGTGAAATAATGCAGAAATATCAATACTTTCCTATTATCTAAAATTTCTCAAACTATTCCGAGACCTACAACTTTGTCTTTGCTAACAATAGTTTAATGAAACTTCCGCAAGGGGGCACCCAAAATACAGATAATACGTCAGATGCTTCGCTATTCCAACACTCAAAATCAACTTATCAGAGATAATGCCACATAATAACGGGTTTATAATCATATAATAACATATCTACCAGCATGCTTTCTATAAACCTCATGGTGGTTCAAACATCGAAATGAAGGGATGGAATGATAATCTACCACTAAAATGatctctaattaaaaaaaaaaaaaaacagttacaTAAATAACATCTTGAACGTGGATACCAATAAACAAGTATAATAATACACATTTGTgagttcaaatattttttatgaacTTTCTTACTTCCACATTTTTTCTTGAATATTACTCCAGCTTACAGACTCAAATTTGAGAATCAAACCCATTAGTCTAATACAAGAAAAATACCAAGATAACAAAGTAACTTGGGCATACAGGACAAACATTGAACAACCCattaaaaggagaaaaaaaaaacacatgcacaccaaaattttcaaatacttTCACCACAATTCAACAATACATGaatccaaaaccaaaattgCCAATCTTTGCAGTTAGCACACCCCATAATACCACATACCCAAATTAATCTGCCTCTTTGTTCTCTTCTTTTGACACGTTTCCACTAAGGCCTTTCTCTCGGCTCCTGTCAATGGCTCCCCTTGTATATTCTCCCTCATGACCCTCCTCTTCTCTTCCAGTTTTGGATCTTCCATGCCCTCTACAGTGGTCGCCTTCGGGTCCACCGCCGGGGCACACACCCCAGTCCATTTCCGATCAAGTCGCCCAGGACCAAACGGCGAATACTTCGGTTCTCGAAGCCCAATAGGCCTCACCGAGGGGCTAGTCTCCGTGTAACTGTACTGGAAATCGAACGGCAAATCTGAACGCCTTGGCTTCTTATCAACAAGATCGAGCGACGACGGCGGTTTGTACCGCGGTTTTGGAGGTTTGTTTGAGCGCGGTTTGGGCTCCGGCGATGGGGAGATAGAAGGGGGGGATTCAAAGGCGTAGTGATCGCGGAGTTTGGAGTAGAAGAAACGTGGATTAGGAGATGTATGAGGATGAGGAAACGGACTTGCGTTTTGGAGGAACAATCTTCTGATAACGAACATGAGGCAGATTGAGCATGGACGAACACTGACGGAAAACCGGAAAGGGTTTAGGGTTTATCAGCGAACTCGATTTGGATTTTTAGATCAGTCAAAAATTAttctaagactataataactaattttatttactATTTCACTAGTTTTCATCAATACTGTTTTAAATCACCATTTACTATTATATTCATTGTTACAAtctttactattttcttcttaaactaaaattatttaTGCCTAAAACATATATTgttataatccaaactaaaacAATCAACTTTTTACCCCAAATGTCCTTTTAGAGTTTAGATTCAAAAGAATGGATGAAAATAAGAGATGATTGtcgtgaatttgaggagcacaatggaAATACGGATGtcgataaaatataataataaaataaataaatatataaaattaaataaataacaaaagtaaataaaataacaacttatgaatttcttcactttctccaaacttttttggaatttgttgAATGTGTATCTTTCAAAACCCaacaaatgccactatttatacgCAATTTAGCAAGTATGGGGTATATTACATGTACactaaaaatgagtatttacaagatataTGGACAACACTTTGGAAAATATGGACATGACACATAGTCAATGGACACTGAGCATGAGCATCTAATAgacatcaatttttttataatatttataatataccCCCTTAGATGTCTATTATATATACGTGAAATATGTGTCAtcaaaaccttactaggaaaaaaaccctagtgaatgaggaaaaaaaaagtacacaTTTCATATGATCTAATACACTTAAAAGGAATACAGTATATTTACTCCctctcatggaaacatcacttgagatctctgagtcgtcgcattccaatattgtgcaccaattttttaaAGGTTGTTGTAGGTGAtgactttgtaaataagtccGTCAGGTTATcatttgaacaaatttgttgtatagttatgtcaccattttcttcaagatcacagGTGTAAAAAAGTTTGGTGAAATATACTTTATTCTATCTCGTTTAATATACCATCATTTGATTTGAAACATGCATGTTATGtcgtcttcgtataatattgttggaagatttttactataagacaaaccacatgttccacaAAATGTGTTGAATCGTTGATCTTAGTCGTACACATTCTCGATTGgggtttatgtcctaaaactcgcagtttgtaaaatgataaacattttctataatcaataaacttaatattgatttcaaaaattgtatgaaagtctaaatccaataaactaaaactcatgactattgcatgagtactttgaactttatgtggagacataagagtgggtCAGGTTCaggtaaatagtcaaaatgatctatagtacatgaataaaattgggtaccttattctggtaacaccatcaGACATGGCCTACTCGATAGTTGTtgcaaagagttgtaaagtgttacatacgatgtgatcctaattcgtacatgttatgacatgaggagtggagacgtcctatgcaatgagtttgcataagatcagaacTAAGAAATGAGTcgcttttactttataacgttgtttactgtataagactgactatttcacctagatgacctaagtaactcgattttaatcttgagctaactatgaacttctgtttatttgggattgcccatagatttgcataggtaagggttggctcaacaacaccggctcaataagactcccattttaggggtaagacctaatagatagctggggacacagggtgcaagacggagttcacgcctacccgatttagggataggagaaaggttgttctctcaagtaatgaattcaggtcttgaaaaAGGGCCACACCCTCTCACTAGGATGAGAGAGCCTGGTTTaatgattgaatcacaaaccagttgttcattagaggatcagtagggacttgaggaataagacgtaatatcaggggtaaaacagatatttgaccaagcagttattacgaacaacttgtgaagggtcgacttgttgattatggttaaatcacgt
This window contains:
- the LOC120070810 gene encoding CRS2-associated factor 1, mitochondrial produces the protein MFVIRRLFLQNASPFPHPHTSPNPRFFYSKLRDHYAFESPPSISPSPEPKPRSNKPPKPRYKPPSSLDLVDKKPRRSDLPFDFQYSYTETSPSVRPIGLREPKYSPFGPGRLDRKWTGVCAPAVDPKATTVEGMEDPKLEEKRRVMRENIQGEPLTGAERKALVETCQKKRTKRQINLGRDGLTHNMLNDIHNHWRHAEAVRIKCLGVPTVDMKNVCMQLEDKTSGKIIHRHGGFLVLYRGRNYNPKKRPFIPLMLWRPHEPIYPRLIKTTIDGLSIDETKEMRKKGLAVPALTKLAKNGYYGSLVPMVRDAFLSCELVRIDCQGLEISDYKKIGCKLRDLVPCILVTFEKEQIVVWRGKDYQPLDSGCYISVRESFDDVDGNMNCVDHDEDDDDYCDGGIHSGNDE